From Coffea arabica cultivar ET-39 chromosome 10e, Coffea Arabica ET-39 HiFi, whole genome shotgun sequence, one genomic window encodes:
- the LOC113711047 gene encoding uncharacterized protein, whose product MQLQNHLIFKPPFLLFCFLIYIGCAKAQVSIPPKPDGFWYHNRAPNPDSVVIEAFFDPLCPDSRDSWKPLKEAIQNYGSSIALVVHTFPLPYHDNAFLASRALHIVDKLNVSVTYHLLEAFFGQQEKFYGRATSNLTRAFVQEEIARFVVDTVGRSYSPAIFGGFRDVNSDQATRISFKYGGLRGVYGTPTFFVNGFPLPDAGSALDNNGWLRILDPLVNKQGSHRG is encoded by the exons ATGCAGCTTCAAAACCACTTGATTTTCAAGCCTCCGTTTCTGctgttttgtttcttgatttataTTGGCTGCGCTAAGGCTCAGGTTTCAATCCCACCAAAGCCTGATGGTTTCTGGTACCACAATCGAGCCCCCAATCCTGACTCTGTTGTGATCGAGGCGTTTTTTGACCCACTGTGCCCAGATAGCAGGGACTCATGGAAACCTCTCAAAGAAGCCATCCAGAATTACGGCTCTAGCATTGCTCTGGTTGTTCACACCTTCCCTTTACC CTACCATGACAATGCATTTCTAGCTTCCCGTGCCTTGCATATCGTTGATAAGTTGAATGTTTCAGTAACATACCATTTGCTGGAGGCATTCTTTGGGCAGCAG GAGAAGTTTTACGGCAGAGCGACGTCCAACTTAACCAGAGCATTTGTGCAAGAGGAAATCGCAAGGTTTGTAGTTGACACAGTTGGGAGGTCGTATTCTCCTGCAATTTTTGGTGGCTTTAGGGATGTTAACTCTGATCAAGCAACAAGAATTTCCTTCAAG TATGGTGGCTTACGAGGAGTTTACGGCACGCCTACTTTCTTCGTAAATGGATTTCCCTTGCCTGATGCTGGTTCGGCTCTGGACAACAATGGATGGCTGCGCATTCTTGATCCGCTCGTTAATAAGCAGGGTAGCCACAGAGGATGA
- the LOC113712875 gene encoding uncharacterized protein: MDRYRKVEKPKAETPIDENEIRITSQGRMRSYITYAMSLLQEKGSEEIVFKAMGRAINKTVTIVELIKRRIVGLHQITSITSTDINDTWEPLEEGLLPLQTTRHVSMITITLSKKELDTSSLGYQPPIPADQVKVSTDIEYDGEGSPNGRGRGRGGRGRGRFRGISGNGFVSAEYEDGGWDHNRGYGRGRGRGRGRNFRGRGRGGYNGPLVDTLEDTGGYNQEAPPQGRGRGRGRGGARGRGRGIKSNGPVHVAAGGA, translated from the exons ATGGATCGGTATAGAAAGGTGGAGAAGCCAAAGGCGGAGACGCCAATTGACGAGAATGAGATTCGCATAACAAGTCAGGGCAGGATGCGGAGCTACATCACTTATGCCATGAGTCTGCTTCAG GAAAAAGGCTCTGAGGAAATTGTGTTCAAGGCAATGGGTAGAGCCATCAACAAGACTGTGACAATTGTGGAGTTGATTAAG AGGAGAATTGTTggtcttcaccaaatcacttcaattaCCTCGACAGATATAAATGATACATGGGAGCCTCTAGAGGAAGGCCTTCTTCC TCTACAAACTACAAGGCATGTTTCAATGATCACGATTACTCTCTCAAAAAAAGAGCTGGATACATCATCGCTGGG TTACCAACCACCAATACCAGCTGACCAAGTCAAGGTCTCTACGGATATAGAGTATGATGGAG AGGGGTCACCTAATGGTCGAGGAAGAGGCCGTGGCGGCAGAGGGAGGGGAAGGTTCAGAGGCATTTCTG GGAATGGTTTTGTGTCAGCCGAGTATGAAGATGGAGGCTGGGATCATAATCGTGGTTATGGAAGGGGTAGGGGTCGGGGCAGAGGTCGTAACTTCCGTGGCCGTGGAAGAGGAGGGTATAATGGCCCCCTGGTGGATACGCTAGAAGATACTGGAGGCTACAATCAAGAAGCACCTCCTCAGGGTCGAG GTCGCGGCCGTGGAAGAGGGGGAGCTCGTGGGAGGGGCCGTGGAATCAAATCTAATGGACCAGTCCATGTGGCTGCTGGAGGTGCTTAA